Proteins from one Armatimonadota bacterium genomic window:
- the xerC gene encoding tyrosine recombinase XerC: protein MHQELERFINHLQAVRNASPNTVRSYATDIKQFLAFLDDEGLVTEPWHIDAKVVRRYMARLHRLGIGKTSSARKLSSLRAFFKYLVRRGLMSSNPTIGLSGPKIEKRLPKFLREEQINALMQMPNLAEPIGLRDRAILEVLYATGARVSEIVGINLDDLDLTNGEIRVLGKGSKERITFIGRPAQEALDAYINFGRSKLLAKRKDGVTENALFLNRFGRRLTVRSVHRLLDKYFNDVSEEIKISPHVLRHTFATHMLEHGADVRSIQELLGHSSISTTQIYTHVTRERLKEVYDQAHPRARVEESGVESWPLGDKDSDHS from the coding sequence ATGCACCAAGAACTTGAGCGTTTCATAAATCACTTGCAAGCTGTAAGGAACGCCTCGCCGAACACGGTCAGGAGCTATGCGACGGATATCAAACAGTTTCTCGCCTTTCTCGATGACGAAGGTTTGGTTACTGAGCCTTGGCACATCGATGCAAAGGTAGTGCGAAGATACATGGCGCGCCTTCATCGACTCGGCATCGGCAAAACATCTAGTGCCCGAAAGCTCTCATCACTGCGCGCCTTTTTTAAATATTTGGTGCGAAGGGGCTTAATGAGCTCCAACCCGACGATAGGGTTATCTGGGCCAAAAATCGAAAAAAGGCTACCGAAATTCCTGCGGGAAGAACAAATCAATGCGCTTATGCAAATGCCGAATTTGGCTGAGCCAATCGGCTTGCGCGATAGGGCAATACTCGAGGTGCTCTACGCCACTGGTGCAAGAGTCAGCGAAATCGTGGGTATCAACCTGGATGACCTTGACCTCACCAACGGCGAGATTCGAGTGCTTGGAAAGGGTTCCAAGGAAAGGATTACCTTCATAGGAAGGCCAGCACAAGAAGCCCTTGATGCCTATATCAACTTCGGCCGTTCCAAACTCCTAGCGAAACGCAAGGATGGCGTCACGGAAAATGCGCTTTTTCTCAATAGATTTGGGCGTAGGCTCACCGTGCGAAGTGTGCACCGCCTGCTCGATAAATACTTCAACGATGTAAGCGAAGAGATAAAGATTAGCCCTCATGTTCTTCGCCATACCTTTGCCACGCATATGCTCGAGCACGGGGCAGATGTGCGCTCAATTCAGGAATTACTTGGACATTCCAGCATCTCCACAACCCAAATTTACACCCATGTCACCCGCGAACGCTTAAAAGAGGTATATGACCAGGCTCATCCAAGGGCGAGAGTGGAAGAAAGTGGTGTTGAAAGCTGGCCTTTGGGCGATAAAGATTCCGACCACTCGTGA
- the hslV gene encoding ATP-dependent protease subunit HslV, translated as MHATTIVAINRDGKTAIAGDGQVTIENTIMKQGAKKVRRMYDGKVLAGIAGSVADAYTLSDKFEAKLEESHGNLLRAVREFAKEWRTDRILRRLEALMIVADKEHVLVLSGNGEVIEPDDGIAAIGSGGGFALAAARALARHSNLPAEKIVKEALLIASTICVYTNDKITVEVLE; from the coding sequence ATGCACGCTACTACAATTGTCGCAATAAACCGCGACGGCAAGACAGCTATTGCAGGCGACGGCCAGGTAACAATCGAGAACACAATAATGAAGCAAGGGGCAAAAAAGGTTCGTCGAATGTACGACGGCAAGGTTCTCGCCGGCATTGCTGGTTCGGTCGCCGATGCATACACGCTTTCCGATAAATTCGAGGCAAAGTTAGAAGAATCACATGGCAATCTCCTTCGCGCCGTCCGAGAGTTCGCAAAAGAATGGCGGACTGATAGAATACTTAGGCGACTCGAGGCGCTGATGATTGTTGCAGATAAGGAACACGTACTGGTTCTTTCAGGGAATGGCGAAGTAATCGAGCCAGACGATGGAATCGCAGCAATAGGTTCTGGCGGCGGTTTCGCCCTGGCAGCGGCACGTGCGTTAGCTCGCCATTCAAATTTGCCTGCGGAAAAGATTGTCAAAGAAGCTCTGCTTATTGCGTCTACAATTTGCGTATATACAAATGATAAAATAACAGTGGAGGTACTCGAGTAA